In Anas acuta chromosome 33, bAnaAcu1.1, whole genome shotgun sequence, a single window of DNA contains:
- the NOP9 gene encoding nucleolar protein 9 isoform X2 — MGVRRGRGGPGGPGLEGDVAAYFRRALETLREGLSPEELDLFAPNVLEEAAAAGAGAALDPSGSRLLEALLPRAPAAALSRVLSPLVGGLGGPAGHPLGARVLEAALRRVPEVLGSEREVLGQLEEAVRRQAEAVRGEALAFARHPNGSFVLRALLRALGGCPGGALVSPPCASLCLQAALEALRHSQSAACARLCQALIGYLVPPGHAPGESPLVSALEDAQRGRLVEALFGAAGPRCLRGLFREQLRGRLLGVATHRLANHGLQRLLDHAPRDVVGEVLEELGPALRQPLGRGHPGVLTALAGACRRHPPLQPLALRRLLEAVDCWEPPERRRSCLGPLGALRPWGGGDSEKGAGPELSVTVPGSLLLQHLLHFSDPGLVLEALEALPPPALAALALSPPGSRVWDALLSAPSVPPRTRRRLLRKLKGRFLSLACHRNGSRVLDAIFASASPRACAAIAAELAPQRPALLRDPHGRGVERRLRPWLED, encoded by the exons aTCTTTTTGCCCCAAACGTGTTggaggaggcagcggcagcgggCGCGGGGGCGGCGCTGGACCCCAGCGGCTCGCGGCTCCTGGAGGCGCTGCTGCCCCGGGCACCGGCGGCGGCGCTGAGCCGGGTGCTGAGCCCCTTggtggggggcttgggggggccCGCGGGGCACCCCCTGGGGGCCCGGGTGCTGGAGGCGGCCCTGAGGCGCGTCCCCGAGGTTTTGGGGTCAGAACGAGAGGTTTtggggcagctggaggaggcggTGAGGCGGCAGGCGGAGGCGGTGCGGGGCGAGGCGCTGGCGTTCGCCCGGCACCCCAACGGCAGCTTCGTGCTCAGGGCGCTGCTGAGggccctggggggctgccccgggggaG CGCTGGTGTCCCCGCCCTGCGCCAGCCTCTGTCTGCAGGCGGCGCTGGAGGCGCTGCGCCACAGCCAATCAGCTGCCTGCGCCCGCCTCTGCCAAGCCCTCATTGGCTACCTGGTGCCGCCCGGACACGCCCCCGGGGAGAG ccccctggtGTCGGCGCTGGAGGACGCTCAGCGCGGCCGCCTGGTGGAGGCGCTGTtcggggccgcggggccgcggTGCCTGCGGGGCCTCTTCCGGGAGCAGCTGCGGGGCCGCCTGCTGGGCGTGGCCACCCACCGGCTGGCCAATCACGGCCTGCAGCGCCTGCTGGACCACGCCCCCCGCGATGTG GTGggggaggtgctggaggagctgggccCCGCCCTGCGGCAGCCCCTGGGGCGGGGCCACCCCGGGGTGCTCACGGCCCTGGCGGGCGCCTGCCGCCGCCacccccccctgcagcccctggccctgCGCCGCCTCCTCGAG GCTGTCGACTGCTGGGAGCCGCCCGAGCGCCGCCGGAGCTGCCTGGGGCCACTGGGGGCGCTCAGACCCTGGGGGGGCGGGGACAGCgagaagggggcggggcctgag CTCTCAGTGACGGTGCCGGGCTCGCTGCTGCTCCAACACCTGCTGCACTTCTCGGACCCGGGCCTGGTGCTGGAGGCTCTGgaggcgctgccccccccggcACTGGCGGCGCTGGCGCTcagcccccccggcagccgCGTGTGGGACGCGCTCCTCAGCGCCCCCTCCGTGCCCCCCCGCACCCGACGCCGCCTCCTGCGCAAGCTGAAG GGCCGTTTCCTGTCCCTCGCCTGCCACCGCAACGGCAGCCGCGTCCTCGACGCCATCTTCGCCTCTGCCTCGCCTCGTGCCTGTGCCGCCATCGCTGCCGAGCTGG ccccccagcgCCCGGCGCTGCTGCGGGACCCCCACGGGCGCGGCGTGGAGCGGCGCCTCCGGCCCTGGCTGGAGGACTGA
- the NOP9 gene encoding nucleolar protein 9 isoform X1, with amino-acid sequence MGVRRGRGGPGGPGLEGDVAAYFRRALETLREGLSPEELDLFAPNVLEEAAAAGAGAALDPSGSRLLEALLPRAPAAALSRVLSPLVGGLGGPAGHPLGARVLEAALRRVPEVLGSEREVLGQLEEAVRRQAEAVRGEALAFARHPNGSFVLRALLRALGGCPGGDPPQHPPEGAEPKRKGAEPALKGAEPAPKGAGPAPKGAGLPSSFPLLLEQLAEILEENLPSLVSPPCASLCLQAALEALRHSQSAACARLCQALIGYLVPPGHAPGESPLVSALEDAQRGRLVEALFGAAGPRCLRGLFREQLRGRLLGVATHRLANHGLQRLLDHAPRDVVGEVLEELGPALRQPLGRGHPGVLTALAGACRRHPPLQPLALRRLLEAVDCWEPPERRRSCLGPLGALRPWGGGDSEKGAGPELSVTVPGSLLLQHLLHFSDPGLVLEALEALPPPALAALALSPPGSRVWDALLSAPSVPPRTRRRLLRKLKGRFLSLACHRNGSRVLDAIFASASPRACAAIAAELAPQRPALLRDPHGRGVERRLRPWLED; translated from the exons aTCTTTTTGCCCCAAACGTGTTggaggaggcagcggcagcgggCGCGGGGGCGGCGCTGGACCCCAGCGGCTCGCGGCTCCTGGAGGCGCTGCTGCCCCGGGCACCGGCGGCGGCGCTGAGCCGGGTGCTGAGCCCCTTggtggggggcttgggggggccCGCGGGGCACCCCCTGGGGGCCCGGGTGCTGGAGGCGGCCCTGAGGCGCGTCCCCGAGGTTTTGGGGTCAGAACGAGAGGTTTtggggcagctggaggaggcggTGAGGCGGCAGGCGGAGGCGGTGCGGGGCGAGGCGCTGGCGTTCGCCCGGCACCCCAACGGCAGCTTCGTGCTCAGGGCGCTGCTGAGggccctggggggctgccccgggggaG acccccctcagcacccccccgAGGGGGCGGAGCCTAAACGGAAAGGGGCGGAGCCAGCCCTGAAGGGGGCGGAGCCTGCACcgaagggggcggggcctgcaccgaagggggcggggcttccctcctccttccccctcctcctggagcagctggcGGAGATCCTGGAGGAGAATCTGCCCt CGCTGGTGTCCCCGCCCTGCGCCAGCCTCTGTCTGCAGGCGGCGCTGGAGGCGCTGCGCCACAGCCAATCAGCTGCCTGCGCCCGCCTCTGCCAAGCCCTCATTGGCTACCTGGTGCCGCCCGGACACGCCCCCGGGGAGAG ccccctggtGTCGGCGCTGGAGGACGCTCAGCGCGGCCGCCTGGTGGAGGCGCTGTtcggggccgcggggccgcggTGCCTGCGGGGCCTCTTCCGGGAGCAGCTGCGGGGCCGCCTGCTGGGCGTGGCCACCCACCGGCTGGCCAATCACGGCCTGCAGCGCCTGCTGGACCACGCCCCCCGCGATGTG GTGggggaggtgctggaggagctgggccCCGCCCTGCGGCAGCCCCTGGGGCGGGGCCACCCCGGGGTGCTCACGGCCCTGGCGGGCGCCTGCCGCCGCCacccccccctgcagcccctggccctgCGCCGCCTCCTCGAG GCTGTCGACTGCTGGGAGCCGCCCGAGCGCCGCCGGAGCTGCCTGGGGCCACTGGGGGCGCTCAGACCCTGGGGGGGCGGGGACAGCgagaagggggcggggcctgag CTCTCAGTGACGGTGCCGGGCTCGCTGCTGCTCCAACACCTGCTGCACTTCTCGGACCCGGGCCTGGTGCTGGAGGCTCTGgaggcgctgccccccccggcACTGGCGGCGCTGGCGCTcagcccccccggcagccgCGTGTGGGACGCGCTCCTCAGCGCCCCCTCCGTGCCCCCCCGCACCCGACGCCGCCTCCTGCGCAAGCTGAAG GGCCGTTTCCTGTCCCTCGCCTGCCACCGCAACGGCAGCCGCGTCCTCGACGCCATCTTCGCCTCTGCCTCGCCTCGTGCCTGTGCCGCCATCGCTGCCGAGCTGG ccccccagcgCCCGGCGCTGCTGCGGGACCCCCACGGGCGCGGCGTGGAGCGGCGCCTCCGGCCCTGGCTGGAGGACTGA